A window of the Cystobacter fuscus genome harbors these coding sequences:
- a CDS encoding acyl-CoA carboxylase subunit beta: MSSDQKLLEKRAQVERGGAEKYHAKNQEAGKLFARERIRLLVDEGSFVEDAKLANNLDPELPSDGVITGLGRVAGRPVAIMANDSTVKAGSWGARTVEKILRIQETARSLRCPLLYLVDSAGARITDQVEMFPGRRGAGRIFYNEVHLSGEVPQVCLLFGPSAAGGAYIPAFCDLVIMVEGNASMYLGSPRMAEMVIGEKVTLEEMGGAKMHCSVSGCGDVLVKTEQEAIEAAKKYLAFFPENFTQTPPVVEARAPKTSGKRVEEIIPADQNKPFDMHALIAELIDEGSWFEVKKLFAQELITGLARIGGRPVGIVANQPKYKGGVLFVDSADKAARFIWLCDAFNIPLLYLADVPGFMIGTKVERAGIIRSGAKMISAVSEASVPRICVVVRKAYGAGLYAMSGPGFAPDATLALPQAMIAVMGPEAAVNAVYFNKIQDKPEAERAAYVQQLRDEYKEDVDLFKLASELVVDEVVPGERLRHELLQRYELYSRRFQPRAAKKHGVYPV; this comes from the coding sequence ATGTCATCCGACCAGAAGCTGCTGGAAAAGCGCGCCCAGGTGGAGCGGGGCGGGGCCGAGAAGTACCACGCGAAGAACCAGGAAGCGGGCAAGCTGTTCGCGCGCGAGCGCATCCGGCTCCTGGTGGACGAGGGCTCGTTCGTCGAGGACGCGAAGCTCGCCAACAACCTGGATCCGGAGCTGCCCTCGGACGGTGTCATCACGGGCCTGGGCCGGGTGGCGGGGCGTCCGGTGGCGATCATGGCCAACGACTCCACGGTGAAGGCGGGCAGTTGGGGCGCGCGCACGGTGGAGAAGATCCTCCGCATCCAGGAGACGGCCCGGAGCCTGCGCTGTCCGCTGCTCTACCTGGTGGACTCGGCGGGAGCGCGCATCACGGATCAGGTGGAGATGTTCCCCGGCCGGCGCGGCGCGGGCCGCATCTTCTACAACGAGGTGCACCTGTCCGGAGAGGTGCCGCAGGTGTGCCTGCTCTTCGGGCCCTCGGCGGCCGGCGGCGCGTACATTCCCGCCTTCTGCGATCTGGTCATCATGGTGGAGGGCAATGCCTCCATGTACCTGGGCAGCCCGCGCATGGCGGAGATGGTCATCGGCGAGAAGGTGACGCTCGAGGAGATGGGCGGCGCGAAGATGCACTGCTCGGTGTCCGGCTGCGGCGACGTGCTGGTGAAGACGGAGCAGGAGGCCATCGAGGCGGCGAAGAAGTACCTGGCCTTCTTCCCGGAGAACTTCACCCAGACGCCGCCGGTGGTGGAGGCGCGCGCGCCCAAGACGAGTGGCAAGCGGGTGGAGGAGATCATCCCCGCGGATCAGAACAAGCCCTTCGACATGCACGCGCTCATCGCGGAGCTCATCGACGAGGGGAGCTGGTTCGAGGTGAAGAAGCTCTTCGCCCAGGAGCTGATCACGGGCCTGGCGCGCATCGGGGGCCGCCCGGTGGGCATCGTGGCCAACCAGCCCAAGTACAAGGGCGGCGTGCTCTTCGTGGACTCGGCGGACAAGGCGGCGCGCTTCATCTGGCTGTGTGACGCCTTCAACATTCCGCTGCTCTACCTGGCGGACGTGCCGGGGTTCATGATTGGCACCAAGGTGGAGCGCGCGGGCATCATCCGCTCGGGCGCGAAGATGATCTCCGCGGTGAGCGAGGCGAGCGTGCCGCGCATCTGCGTGGTGGTGCGCAAGGCCTATGGCGCGGGCCTGTACGCCATGAGCGGGCCGGGCTTCGCGCCGGACGCCACCCTGGCGCTGCCCCAGGCGATGATCGCGGTGATGGGGCCCGAGGCGGCCGTCAACGCCGTCTACTTCAACAAGATCCAGGACAAGCCCGAGGCCGAGCGCGCCGCCTACGTGCAGCAGCTGCGCGACGAGTACAAGGAAGACGTGGACCTGTTCAAGCTGGCGAGCGAGCTGGTGGTGGACGAGGTCGTCCCGGGTGAGCGGCTGCGTCATGAATTGTTGCAGCGCTACGAGTT